In Spinacia oleracea cultivar Varoflay chromosome 5, BTI_SOV_V1, whole genome shotgun sequence, a single window of DNA contains:
- the LOC110777258 gene encoding VQ motif-containing protein 20, whose product MSPPPSFQQQQDDHQHHHHPRHHPIQHLVKQEVPAVTTTTTTDNNNSSVNYARMSPSSSVKIQKNSHMIKKSIPVSGSSIKVHNNQQPRGPVIIYTHSPKVIHTNPRDFKALVQKLTGMSSNKAAAISKDHPESGVRNGGPAAVPQHHPVPDSKMNNNNNNNNNNKSSSYTSTDDNESSSVITDENSNSNSNSNSSSSITTTATGDVVGHEINPYMCPPMFDLLPAPPNLPMFMPSSSDMLCSTADPPTYDYMDFNFPYDHIT is encoded by the coding sequence ATGAGTCCTCCTCCTTCattccaacaacaacaagatgaccaccagcaccaccaccacccgcGCCATCATCCGATACAACACTTGGTGAAGCAAGAGGTTCCGGccgtcaccaccaccaccaccactgatAATAACAATAGTAGTGTCAATTATGCAAGGATGTCTCCATCCTCCTCGGTCAAGATCCAAAAGAACTCTCACATGATTAAGAAATCGATACCGGTATCGGGTTCTTCGATTAAGGTTCATAATAATCAACAACCACGAGGCCCGGTTATCATATATACACACTCTCCTAAGGTAATCCACACCAACCCTAGGGACTTTAAGGCCTTGGTTCAAAAGCTTACCGGTATGTCCAGCAACAAGGCGGCGGCGATATCGAAGGACCACCCTGAATCTGGTGTCAGGAATGGTGGTCCCGCCGCCGTGCCACAACACCATCCTGTTCCTGACAGCaaaatgaataataataataataataacaataataataagagCAGCAGTTATACTAGTACAGATGATAATGAATCATCGTCAGTGATCACAGACGAGAATTCGAATTCGAATTCGAATTCAAATTCAAGCAGCAGTATTACCACCACGGCCACGGGTGACGTCGTTGGCCATGAGATTAATCCTTATATGTGTCCGCCGATGTTTGATCTGCTGCCAGCGCCGCCTAACCTGCCGATGTTCATGCCTAGTTCATCAGATATGTTATGCTCTACTGCTGACCCTCCCACCTATGATTATATGGATTTTAATTTCCCTTATGATCACATTACTTAA